From the Mycobacterium sp. 155 genome, the window GCGCCGTTGGCGAGGTCCTCGGGCTTGTACTGCAGGTTCTTGACGACCCCGTCGAGCTTGCCGACGTTAGCGACCAGCTCGGTGCTCAGCGCCTTGGTCTGGGGAGTGATGCCGGCGCCCCACAGGTCCCGCTCGATGGCGTGGAAGCCCTTCCAGCCCACCTTCTCATCGACCGGGGTCGACTCGCGCATGTCGATGAGATAGTCGAGGTTGCCGGCGTTGTCGTCGACTGAGAAGCCGGGAAGCACGAAGCCCTCGACACTCGACTCGGAGCGCTCGTAGTACGGCCGGGCCTTGGCGTATGCGACCTTGGCTGCCTCGACATTGCCTGACTGAACGGCCGCGTCCAGCTGTTTGACCGCATCGTTGAGCTGGTTGATCTGGCCCACGATGTAGGCCGCGTACTCCTTGGTGCCGTCATTGAGAATGGTCTGGGTGGAGCCGGTCGGGGTGGGCGCTGCCTGTCCGGTGACGGTGAAGTCGACGAACTCCGTCCCGGCGCCGGGGCAGTACAGCTGGTACTTGCCGCCGTCGAGCGTGACGGTGAAGGACACCGGATCCAGACCGGGAGCGAGGTTCTCCTTCTCGCCGAGGATGCGCTGCTCCTTGATCAGCTCGACTTCGCTGATGCCCGCCGCGTCCTTGTTGGTCACGTTGAACGTCACGGGCCCGGCGGCGACGCTGCCGTTGTCGACCGTGCAGGTGTCTTTGCCGCCCTCGTTGGCCATCGTGATGTTGACCGTGGCAACACCACCATTGGCCCCGGTGGTCGGCGCGGCCGAACTCCCGGTGGAATTGGTGTCGCCGCCCGAACTGCATGCCGTTGCGGCGACCGCGATGGCGGCGACCAGAACCGGCGTTGCCAGCCAGCCGTTAGGACGTGGCAGCGTGGTCTCGCTGAGTTTCTTCACCATGATTCCGTTGTTTCCTTTCGTTTCCACTGGGAGTGCGGGTGCTACGAAATCCCGAGAAGGCGCTGACAACGGCTCCGATTGCGAGCACTGCCGGCAGCCAGGCCTTCCACAACATTCGTTCGGCGCGCGCCTGGCCGGCCTGTGCGATCTGCGTCGCGACGGACTGATCTTCGTTGCCGGCGGTCGCCCATCCGCCGGGCGGAGCTCCGACGCTGACCGTTTTGACCGATGGGAGGCCGCCACCGTGCAGTGTGGCGATACGGGAGTTGGTCGCTTGGGCGTGTACCAATGCCTCGCCGTGGGAGAACACGTTGTAGGCCGTGGTCGCGGCCCACTGAACCTGGAACGGTCCCGGTGTCCGGGCGGCAGCCAATCCCACCGGCAGTCGTCCGCCGGTCAGATGGGCCAGCTCATCCAGGGTGACGGTGGTGGACTTCAGGCCCGGGTCGGCGGGCACCTTGGCTTGCCATACGTCGACGGTCAGACCGTCGACGGTCTGCTGGCCCGCAGCTTCGAGCTTGACTTGCGCGCCGTCGCCGACGGTGAGCGATCGGGCTTCGCCGTCGGCCCGCAGCGTTACGGGCACGCTGTGTCCGTCGGCTCCCGTGGCGGTGCGGGTCGGCCCGGGCAGCTCACCTGCAGAGGGGACGAAGATCGCCAGCGCGGCAGCGGCGGCTCCCAGCGCGCCCGCGGTTGCCAGCAGCAGCCGGCGACGCGCGTGCGGCTCGGCCGCGAGCCGCGGTGGCCATAGGAAGATGATCAGTACGGGCACGGCGTAGAGCACCCAGCCGAGGACTTCGATGAGACGCGGGTCGGTGGGTATGCCGAACATCCCGGTGATCAGCGCGCCCAGCACGGACCGGGCGGGCATCCACGAGGAAAAGTCGAAAACCCGTTGTTGGCCGATCGTCACCCAGCCGGCCTCGTGCGCGGTGCGGAGGCTGGTGAGCACAAGGCCTGCCGCGATCAAGACCAGGAAGACACCGGTGAGGCGGAAGAACCGGGCCAGGTTCAGCTTTAGCCCGCCGTAGTAGATCCCGACACCGATGGCGATCGCTACGCCAATGCCCACGGTGGCGCCGAGCAGAGCCCACCAACGGCTTTCACCCGAGGCCTGGGCCGCCGCCAGCAGGAAGACCGCGGTTTCAAACCCTTCCTTGAGTACTGCCAGGAACGCCATGAGCGCCAACGCGAGCGATCCGCCGGTATTGATCGCCTGTTGTGCCTCCCGCTCCAGTTCGCCCTTCATCTTGAAGGCGTTGCGGTTCATCCAGATGATCATGGTGGTCACGAACACCACGGCGATCACGCCGATGACCGTCTCGAGCATCTCCTGCTGGCGTTGCGGCAGGCTTTCTGACAAGAGATTCAGCCCGACGCCTACGCCGATACTGATCGCGACGGCGACGGCGACGCCGGCCAGCATGGGGCGTGTCGACCTGCCGTTACGTTTCAGGAAAGCGGCAACGATACTGACGATCAGCGTTGCTTCCAGGCCTTCCCGCAGTCCGATCAGAAAGGTGCCGACGAAGATGCCCTGCATCTGTGCCCCTAATCGATTGGAAGACTATGTGTACCCGAGGTATGCCTAACCTTGCTGGGCGCGCAGAGCGAGGTTACACCTCTGCCGATCGCACCGGTGAAGCTCTGACTTTCATGGGCATGGGACGATGGGGCCGAGTAGAGCAGGGGTTGAGGGAGTCCAGTGTCGCCGGTTCGATGGCTGCGGGCTGTCGCAGTGATTGTGGCGACGGCCCTGCTGATGGCTTCAAGCTGTTCGTGGCAGCTCGGTATCCCCATCCCGGATGGAGTACCGCCGCCCGCGGGTGATCCGGTGCCGGCCGTCGACACTTATGCCAAAGGCCGACCGGCTGATCAGTTGCACGAGTGGGCCGCTGAGCGTGCACCCAAGCTGGGCATACCGATCAACGCGCTGGAGGCCTACGCGTACGCGGCCCGGGTGGCCGAAGTCGAGAACCCGAACTGCAAGCTGGCCTGGACCACGCTGGCTGGAATCGGGATGGTGGAGAGCCACCACGGCACCTATCGCGGCGCGATGATCGCGCCGAACGGTGACGTCACGCCTCCGATCCGGGGAGTTCGGCTCGACGGCACCGCGGGAAATCTGCACATCGCCGATACCGATCACGGGCTGCTCGACGGCGACGCCACATTGGACCGAGCGATGGGGCCGATGCAGTTCATCCCGGAGACCTGGCGCCTGTTCGGGGTGGACGGCAACAACGACGGCAAGGTCAGCCCCGACAACTTCGACGACGCCGCGTTGTCGGCGGCCGGCTATCTGTGTTGGAACGGCAAGAATCTGTCCACGCCCCGTGGCTGGATGAAGGCGCTGCGGGCTTACAACTACTCCGACCAGTACGCCCGTACGGTGCGTGACTGGGCGACCGCGTACGCAAGCGGTCACCCCCTCTGATACACCGCGGTCCCGGTCAGGCTCTAGGCTCAACCGTAGGCTTACTCAGCAAGCACGACGCAATAACGACGCAATAAGGAGCAGCCAGTGCCCATCATCGAGCAGGTTGGAGCCCGCGAGATCCTCGATTCGCGCGGCAACCCGACGATCGAGGTCGAGGTCGCCCTGACCGACGGCACGTTTGCGAGGGCCGCGGTGCCCTCCGGTGCGTCTACCGGCGAGCACGAGGCGGTCGAGTTGCGCGACGGTGCTGCCCGCTACGGCGGTAAGGGCGTCGAGAAGGCGGTCGAGGCGGTGCTCGACGAGATCGCCCCCGCCGTGATCGGGCTCGGCGCCGACGATCAGCGCCTGGTCGATCAGGCCTTGCTGGATCTCGATGGCACCCCTGACAAGTCTCGGCTCGGTGCCAATGCGATTCTCGGTGTCTCACTTGCGGTTTCGAAGGCCGCGGCGGAGTCGGCCGGATTGCCGCTGTTCCGCTATCTCGGCGGCCCGAACGCCCACATCCTGCCGGTGCCGATGATGAACATCCTCAACGGTGGCGCGCATGCCGACACCGGCGTGGATGTCCAGGAGTTCATGGTGGCCCCGATCGGGGCCCCGTCGTTCAAGGAGGCGCTGCGCTGGGGCGCTGAGGTCTACCACTCGCTGAAGGCGGTGCTCAAGAAGCAGGGCCTGTCCACCGGTCTCGGTGACGAGGGCGGCTTCGCTCCCGACGTGGCCGGCACCAAGGCCGCGCTGGACCTGATCTCATCGGCCATCGAGACCACCGGTTTCAAGCTCGGCACCGATGTGGCCCTGGCCTTGGATGTGGCCGCCACCGAGTTCTTCACCGCTGGAACGGGATACGCCTTCGAGAAGGAGACCCGCAGCGCCGAGCAGATGGCCGAGTTCTACTCCGGGCTGGTGGACAGCTACCCGCTGGTGTCGATCGAGGACCCGCTGGACGAGAACGACTGGGACGGCTGGGTATCGCTCACCGCCGCGATCGGCGACCGGGTCCAGATCGTTGGCGACGACCTCTTCGTCACCAATCCCGAGCGTCTGGAAGAAGGCATCGAGAAGGGTGCCGCCAATGCTCTGCTGGTGAAGGTCAATCAGATCGGCACGCTCACCGAGACCCTGGATGCCGTGGCGTTGGCCCACAACAGCGGCTACCGGACCATGATGAGCCACCGCAGCGGCGAGACCGAGGACACCACCATCGCCGATCTCGCGGTTGCGGTAGGCAGTGGCCAGATCAAGACCGGGGCGCCGGCGCGCAGTGAGCGGGTGGCCAAGTACAACCAGCTGCTGCGCATCGAAGAGCTCCTCGGCGATGCCGCCCGCTACGCCGGTGATTTGGCTTTTCCGCGGTTCGCTGTGGAGGCCAAGTAATCAGGTCCGGCCTGATGCGGTGGTGATCTAAAGACGATGCCCGAAGCGAAACGACCTGATCCGAAGCGACGGTCCCCGGCCTCCCGGCCGGCCGGGCCGGGCAAGAACGGCGGGTCGAATCGTCCCCGCGCCGGCCAGGCGCGGCGGCGGGCGTCGGAACCACGCGTCCCGGCACCGGAACCGGTGGCCGAGGAGACCATCACCAAAGCGATTGCGGTACAGGCGGAACAGCAGGCCGAACTGCAGTCCGAGCAGCGATTCGGGTCGGCCGCGCGGCGCGCGGCGATCCTGGCTGCGGTGGTGTGTGTGCTGACGTTGACCATCGCCGGGCCGGTACGCACCTATTTCGCGCAGCGCACAGAAATGAACCAGCTCAAGGCGACCGAGGAGCAGTTGCGGTCGCAGATCGCCGATCTGGAACAGCAGAAGGTCAAGCTGGCGGACCCGGTTTTCATCGCGGCCCAGGCCCGTGAGCGACTCGGCTTCGTCATGCCCGGCGATACGCCGTATCAGGTGCAGCTGCCGCCCACGGCCGCGGTGCCGAACTCGCCGGGGCCGATCGCTCCCGGCTCCACCACGCCTGCGGGCCAGCCCTGGTACACCTCGCTGTGGCACACCATCGCCGATCAGCCGCACGGGGTTTCGCCGACCATCGCCCCGGCCCCGCCGGCTCCCGGTGAGCCGGGAGCACCCGGTGAGCCTCCGGCCCCGCCGCCCACGGTGCCCGGTGGTTGAGCCTGCCGACCTCGAGGCTGTCGGCCGCCAGTTGGGGCGTGAGCCACGAGGTGTCCTCGAGATCGCTTATCGCTGTCCGAACGGTGAGCCCGGTGTGGTCAAGACCGCGCCCAAACTGCCCGACGGTACGCCGTTTCCGACCCTGTACTACCTGACTCATCCGGCGTTGACAGCCGCGGCCAGCAGGCTGGAATCGGCGGGCACGATGCGCGAGATGACCGAACGTCTGCAGCGGGACCCGGATTTGGCTACCGCGTACCGGCGTGCGCACGAGTCGTATCTGGCTGAGCGCGATGCCATCTCGTCGCTGGGTACCACGTTCACGGGCGGCGGCATGCCTGACCGCGTGAAGTGTCTGCACGTGCTGATGGCACATTCGCTGGCGAAGGGCCGGGGTGTCAACCCGTTCGGCGACGAGGCACTGGCGATCCTTGCTATCGAGCCGGGAATGGTTGGGATTCTGGAGCGTGATACATGGGTGTGAACCGGGTCGGCGCGATTGATTGTGGCACCAACTCGATTCGGCTGCTCGTCGCCGACGTCGTCGACGGCACTCTGCGTGACGTGCATCGGGAGATGCGTATCGTTCGGCTCGGTCAGGGTGTGGATGCGACCGGTCAGTTCGCGCCGGAAGCATTGGCGCGCACCGGATCTGCACTTACCGACTATGCCGCGCTGATGTCCGAGCTGAAGGTGTCGGCGGTGCGGATGGTAGCCACCTCCGCCGCGCGGGATGCCGGCAATCGCGACGAGTTCTTCGCCATGACCTCGCGGATCCTCGGCACCGTGGTGCCTGGTGCTATCGCCGAGGTGATCACCGGCACCGAGGAGGCGCAGCTGTCCTTCCAGGGTGCTGTCGGCGAACTCGACTCTGCGGGTGCACCTTTCGTTGTCGTCGACCTCGGCGGCGGGTCCACCGAACTGGTGCTCGGCGCCGACGAGGTAAAAGCCAGCTACTCGGCCGACATCGGGTGCGTCCGGCTGACGGAACGGTGCCTGCATTCCGATCCGCCCACCAAGGCCGAGATCGAGGCGGCGCGGGCGGTGGTCCGGGACGGTTTGGCTCAAGCGCTGCAGGTGGTTCCGGTCGACGGGGCCCGCACGTGGGTAGGGGTGGCGGGGACGATGACCACGCTTTCGGCGCTGGTGCAGGGCATGCCCGAGTATGACGCCGAGGCAATCCACCTGTCCCGCGTCGGATTCGATGATCTACGGCGCGTGTGCGATCAGCTGATCGCGATGACCTCCGCGCAGCGCCTGGCGCTCGGTCCGATGCACCAGGGCCGTGCCGATGTCATCGGCGGGGGAGCGATCATCGTCGAGGAGCTGGCGGCTGTTCTCGGCGAGCGCGCGGGCATCGACGAATTGGTGGTCAGCGAGCACGACATCCTCGACGGCATCGCGCTGTCCATCGTGCCGGACTGACGAGGGCGGCGGCGACAAGCAAAACGGCCGGATGCGGTTTCCCGCACCCGGCCGCCTGTCGTAAAGCTTGCGGTTAGGGCGTCGGGCCGTTGCTGCTGATCGGGGCGGCCGGAGCAGGTGTGGTCGGCTGGACAAGGTTGGGCTCGGTTGCCGCAGCGGCAGCCGGTGCACCTGCGGTGGCCGCCGGTGCCTCCTCCGCCGCCGCGGTCGCGGCGTTGCCGGCACCCGTCGGGGCAGCCCCCTCGGCTGCAACGGGCAGATCGGTTGCGTGGCTGCCCGCACCGCCGGGAGCCGCGGCCGGTAGGGCCGCAGGCGTTGCGGCGGGTGCCGGAGTGGCTGCCCCCGGTGCGGCAGCGGGGGCCTCGGC encodes:
- the efeO gene encoding iron uptake system protein EfeO, whose amino-acid sequence is MVKKLSETTLPRPNGWLATPVLVAAIAVAATACSSGGDTNSTGSSAAPTTGANGGVATVNITMANEGGKDTCTVDNGSVAAGPVTFNVTNKDAAGISEVELIKEQRILGEKENLAPGLDPVSFTVTLDGGKYQLYCPGAGTEFVDFTVTGQAAPTPTGSTQTILNDGTKEYAAYIVGQINQLNDAVKQLDAAVQSGNVEAAKVAYAKARPYYERSESSVEGFVLPGFSVDDNAGNLDYLIDMRESTPVDEKVGWKGFHAIERDLWGAGITPQTKALSTELVANVGKLDGVVKNLQYKPEDLANGAADLLEEVQNTKITGEEEQFSHIDLVDFAGNVEGAQQAYASLRPGLEKIDPTLVAQIDQQFQAVQTALDAYRDPSAPGGFMLWTPQLQAADAPKLTAVIQPLHDSLSTVAQKVATAG
- the efeU gene encoding iron uptake transporter permease EfeU, coding for MQGIFVGTFLIGLREGLEATLIVSIVAAFLKRNGRSTRPMLAGVAVAVAISIGVGVGLNLLSESLPQRQQEMLETVIGVIAVVFVTTMIIWMNRNAFKMKGELEREAQQAINTGGSLALALMAFLAVLKEGFETAVFLLAAAQASGESRWWALLGATVGIGVAIAIGVGIYYGGLKLNLARFFRLTGVFLVLIAAGLVLTSLRTAHEAGWVTIGQQRVFDFSSWMPARSVLGALITGMFGIPTDPRLIEVLGWVLYAVPVLIIFLWPPRLAAEPHARRRLLLATAGALGAAAAALAIFVPSAGELPGPTRTATGADGHSVPVTLRADGEARSLTVGDGAQVKLEAAGQQTVDGLTVDVWQAKVPADPGLKSTTVTLDELAHLTGGRLPVGLAAARTPGPFQVQWAATTAYNVFSHGEALVHAQATNSRIATLHGGGLPSVKTVSVGAPPGGWATAGNEDQSVATQIAQAGQARAERMLWKAWLPAVLAIGAVVSAFSGFRSTRTPSGNERKQRNHGEETQRDHAATS
- a CDS encoding lytic transglycosylase domain-containing protein yields the protein MSPVRWLRAVAVIVATALLMASSCSWQLGIPIPDGVPPPAGDPVPAVDTYAKGRPADQLHEWAAERAPKLGIPINALEAYAYAARVAEVENPNCKLAWTTLAGIGMVESHHGTYRGAMIAPNGDVTPPIRGVRLDGTAGNLHIADTDHGLLDGDATLDRAMGPMQFIPETWRLFGVDGNNDGKVSPDNFDDAALSAAGYLCWNGKNLSTPRGWMKALRAYNYSDQYARTVRDWATAYASGHPL
- the eno gene encoding phosphopyruvate hydratase — protein: MPIIEQVGAREILDSRGNPTIEVEVALTDGTFARAAVPSGASTGEHEAVELRDGAARYGGKGVEKAVEAVLDEIAPAVIGLGADDQRLVDQALLDLDGTPDKSRLGANAILGVSLAVSKAAAESAGLPLFRYLGGPNAHILPVPMMNILNGGAHADTGVDVQEFMVAPIGAPSFKEALRWGAEVYHSLKAVLKKQGLSTGLGDEGGFAPDVAGTKAALDLISSAIETTGFKLGTDVALALDVAATEFFTAGTGYAFEKETRSAEQMAEFYSGLVDSYPLVSIEDPLDENDWDGWVSLTAAIGDRVQIVGDDLFVTNPERLEEGIEKGAANALLVKVNQIGTLTETLDAVALAHNSGYRTMMSHRSGETEDTTIADLAVAVGSGQIKTGAPARSERVAKYNQLLRIEELLGDAARYAGDLAFPRFAVEAK
- a CDS encoding septum formation initiator family protein, encoding MPEAKRPDPKRRSPASRPAGPGKNGGSNRPRAGQARRRASEPRVPAPEPVAEETITKAIAVQAEQQAELQSEQRFGSAARRAAILAAVVCVLTLTIAGPVRTYFAQRTEMNQLKATEEQLRSQIADLEQQKVKLADPVFIAAQARERLGFVMPGDTPYQVQLPPTAAVPNSPGPIAPGSTTPAGQPWYTSLWHTIADQPHGVSPTIAPAPPAPGEPGAPGEPPAPPPTVPGG
- a CDS encoding DUF501 domain-containing protein encodes the protein MVEPADLEAVGRQLGREPRGVLEIAYRCPNGEPGVVKTAPKLPDGTPFPTLYYLTHPALTAAASRLESAGTMREMTERLQRDPDLATAYRRAHESYLAERDAISSLGTTFTGGGMPDRVKCLHVLMAHSLAKGRGVNPFGDEALAILAIEPGMVGILERDTWV
- a CDS encoding Ppx/GppA phosphatase family protein → MGVNRVGAIDCGTNSIRLLVADVVDGTLRDVHREMRIVRLGQGVDATGQFAPEALARTGSALTDYAALMSELKVSAVRMVATSAARDAGNRDEFFAMTSRILGTVVPGAIAEVITGTEEAQLSFQGAVGELDSAGAPFVVVDLGGGSTELVLGADEVKASYSADIGCVRLTERCLHSDPPTKAEIEAARAVVRDGLAQALQVVPVDGARTWVGVAGTMTTLSALVQGMPEYDAEAIHLSRVGFDDLRRVCDQLIAMTSAQRLALGPMHQGRADVIGGGAIIVEELAAVLGERAGIDELVVSEHDILDGIALSIVPD